In Anas platyrhynchos isolate ZD024472 breed Pekin duck chromosome 22, IASCAAS_PekinDuck_T2T, whole genome shotgun sequence, the following proteins share a genomic window:
- the KIF1B gene encoding kinesin-like protein KIF1B isoform X11: MSGASVKVAVRVRPFNSRETSKESKCIIQMQGNSTSIINPKNPKEAPKSFSFDYSYWSHTSPEDPCFASQSRVYNDIGKEMLLHAFEGYNVCIFAYGQTGAGKSYTMMGKQEESQAGIIPQLCEELFEKINDNSNEEMSYSVEVSYMEIYCERVRDLLNPKNKGNLRVREHPLLGPYVEDLSKLAVTSYTDIADLMDAGNKARTVAATNMNETSSRSHAVFTIVFTQKKHDAETDLSTEKVSKISLVDLAGSERADSTGAKGTRLKEGANINKSLTTLGKVISALAEVSKKKKKTDFIPYRDSVLTWLLRENLGGNSRTAMVAALSPADINYDETLSTLRYADRAKQIKCNAVINEDPNAKLVRELKEEVTRLKDLLRAQGLGDIIDTSMGSLTASPSSCSLSSQVGLTSVSSIQERIMSTPGGEEAIERLKESEKIIAELNETWEEKLRKTEAIRMEREALLAEMGVAIREDGGTLGVFSPKKTPHLVNLNEDPLMSECLLYYIKDGITRVGQADAERRQDIVLSGAHIKEEHCIFRSERNNNGEVIVTLEPCERSETYVNGKRVVQPVQLRSGNRIIMGKNHVFRFNHPEQARAEREKTPSAETPSEPVDWTFAQRELLEKQGIDMKQEMEKRLQEMEILYKKEKEEADLLLEQQRLDADSDSGDDSDKRSCEESWRLITSLREKLPPSKLQTIVKKCGLPSSGKKREPIKMYQIPQRRRLSKDSKWVTISDLKIQAVKEICYEVALNDFRHTRQEIEALAIVKMKELCAMYGKKDPNERESWRAVARDVWDTVGVGDEKIEDVMGNGKGITDVDDLKVHIDKLEDILQEVKKQNNMKDEEIRVLRNKMLKMEKVLPLIGSSEKAQSTTANDKSPNSDSVADVDKKPTGELKRSENDDLAKEERVSQLMAGDPAFRRGRLRWMRQEQIRFKNLQQQEIAKQLRRQNMPHRFIPPENRKPRFPFKSNPKHRNSWSPGTHIIITEDEVIEVRIPKDDDKSKDESKEKESRAAPKDPQQLWNLYGPQRNQDNIQINRQQLNAQAQPSNQQQQPQLRWRSNSLNNGSQKTLRRQASGSSESLHSYSGQQNPDLQTFQQKRHIHQHRQPYCNHSTGGGAEGSTVNSHPKQTDRLNHYNQFVTPPRMRRQFSAPNLKTGRETTV, encoded by the exons GTATTATCAACCCAAAGAATCCTAAGGAAGCGCCAAAGTCCTTCAGCTTTGACTACTCTTATTGGTCCCACACATCG CCTGAAGATCCCTGTTTTGCATCACAGAGCCGTGTGTACAATGATATTGGAAAGGAGATGTTGCTGCATGCCTTTGAGGGCTACAATGTGTGCATTTTTGCCTATGGACAAACCGGAGCTGGGAAATCCTACACGATGATGGGCAAGCAGGAGGAGAGCCAAGCAGGGATAATCCCCCAG CTATGTGAAGAACTGTTTGAGAAAATCAATGACAACAGCAATGAAGAAATGTCATACTCTGTAGAG GTGAGTTACATGGAGATTTACTGTGAAAGAGTCCGAGACTTGTTGAACCCGAAGAACAAAGGGAATTTGCGGGTGCGAGAACATCCTCTGCTTGGACCATATGTGGAAGATCTGTCCAAGTTAGCAGTCACATCTTACACAGACATTGCAGACCTCATGGATGCTGGAAACAAAGCCAG GACTGTGGCAGCTACCAACATGAATGAAACTAGTAGCCGCTCTCATGCAGTGTTTACAATTGTCTTTACTCAGAAGAAACATGATGCAGAAACTGATCTGTCCACAGAGAAG GTCAGCAAGATTAGCCTTGTGGATCTAGCTGGGAGTGAGCGAGCTGACTCAACTGGTGCCAAAGGAACCCGATTAAAG GAAGGAGCAAATATAAACAAGTCTCTCACAACTCTGGGCAAAGTTATTTCAGCATTGGCAGAGGTG agtaaaaagaagaagaagacagaCTTCATACCATACAGAGATTCTGTACTAACATGGCTTCTTCGAGAAAATCTAG GTGGTAACTCCCGAACTGCTATGGTTGCTGCTTTGAGTCCAGCAGATATCAACTATGATGAAACTTTGAGCACTTTAAG GTATGCTGATCGTGCAAAACAGATTAAATGTAATGCTGTTATCAATGAAGATCCCAATGCCAAGCTGGTGCGTGAGCTGAAGGAGGAGGTGACAAGGCTTAAGGATCTCCTGCgagcccaggggctgggagaTATTATTGACA CCTCCATGGGGTCCCTCACTGCATCTCCATCCTCCTGCTCTCTCAGTAGTCAGGTGGGCTTAACATCTGTGTCCAGTATACAGGAAAGAATCATGTCAACACCTGGAGGAGAAGAGGCAATTGAACGGTTGAAG GAATCTGAGAAGATCATTGCAGAGCTGAATGAAACATGGGAAGAGAAGCTGAGGAAAACAGAGGCCATTAGGATGGAAAG GGAGGCATTGTTGGCAGAAATGGGAGTTGCCATTCGTGAAGATGGTGGAACACTGGGAGTCTTCTCACctaaaaag acTCCTCATCTTGTAAACCTTAATGAAGATCCACTCATGTCTGAATGTCTGCTCTACTACATCAAAGATGGTATTACTAG GGTTGGCCAAGCTGATGCTGAGCGAAGGCAGGATATTGTATTGAGTGGGGCTCATATCAAAGAAGAACACTGTATTTTCCGGAGCGAGAGGAACAACAATGgtgaag TTATTGTTACTCTGGAGCCTTGCGAACGATCAGAAACCTATGTTAATGGCAAGAGGGTTGTGCAGCCTGTGCAGTTGCGCTCAG GAAATCGTATCATCATGGGTAAGAACCATGTCTTCCGATTCAACCATCCAGAGCAAGCACgagcagaaagagagaaaacaccATCAGCTGAGACTCCCTCTGAGCCAGTTGACTGGACTTTTGCTCAGAGGGAGCTTCTGGAGAAGCAAGGCATTGACATGAAGCAGGAGATGGAGAAAAG ATTACAAGAAATGGAGATTTTgtataagaaggaaaaagaggaagcaGATCTCTTGTTGGAGCAGCAAAGGCTG gaTGCAGACTCTGATAGTGGGGATGATTCGGACAAGAGATCGTGTGAGGAGAGTTGGAGACTGATCACTTCCCTGAGAGAGAAGCTGCCCCCCAGCAAGCTCCAAACCATTGTAAAAAAGTGTGGCCTCCCCAGCAGTGGGAAGAAACGAGAGCCTATTAAAATGTACCAGATACCCCAACGCCGACGCCTTAGCAAAGACTCCAAGTGGGTTACCATCTCAGACTTAAAGATCCAGGCTGTGAAAGAGATATGCTATGAGGTAGCACTCAATGACTTCAGGCACACTAGACAGGAGATTGAGGCTCTGGCCATTGTTAAAATGAAGGAGCTTTGTGCCATGTATGGGAAAAAAGATCCGAATGAGCGGGAATCGTGGCGAGCTGTTGCCCGCGATGTCTGGGATACGGTAGGAGTTGGCGATGAGAAAATTGAAGATGTTATGGGCAATGGTAAAGGAATAACTGATGTGGATGACCTGAAGGTGCATATAGACAAATTAGAAGATATCTTGCAAGAAGTGAAGAAGCAGAACAACATGAAGGATGAAGAGATAAGGGTTCTTAGAAATAAGATGCTAAAAATGGAGAAGGTTTTGCCTCTGATAGGGTCTTCAGAGAAAGCTCAGTCAACCACAGCTAATGATAAGTCTCCAAACTCTGACAGTGTAGCGGATGTGGATAAGAAGCCCACAGGCGAATTAAAAAGAAGTGAGAACGATGATCTTGCTAAAGAGGAGCGTGTTTCTCAGTTAATGGCGGGTGATCCAGCTTTCAGACGTGGGAGATTACGTTGGATGAGGCAAGAACAGATTCGATTTAAaaatctgcagcagcaggaaataGCAAAACAGCTTCGCCGACAAAATATGCCTCACCGATTTATCCCGCCTGAGAATCGCAAGCCCCGGTTTCCTTTCAAAAGCAACCCCAAGCATAGAAACTCCTGGAGTCCAGGCACTCATATAATTATCACAGAAGATGAAGTTATTGAGGTTAGAATTCCAAAAGATGATGATAAAAGCAaagatgaaagcaaagaaaaagaaagtagagCTGCCCCTAAGGACCCTCAGCAGCTGTGGAATCTTTATGGCCCCCAGAGGAATCAAGATAATATCCAAATTAACAGGCAGCAGCTAAACGCTCAGGCCCAGCCTAGCAATCAGCAGCAGCAACCCCAGTTGCGTTGGAGAAGCAATTCTCTCAACAACGGCTCTCAAAAAACCTTGCGGCGGCAGGCGTCGGGCTCGTCCGAATCGTTGCACTCGTACAGCGGGCAGCAGAACCCAGACCTGCAGACTTTCCAGCAAAAGCGCCACATCCACCAGCACCGGCAGCCTTACTGCAATCACAGCACCGGCGGCGGTGCGGAAGGCAGTACGGTGAACTCCCACCCGAAACAGACTGACCGGCTTAACCACTATAACCAGTTTGTGACGCCCCCACGGATGAGGCGCCAGTTCTCAGCACCTAACCTCAAAACGGGCAGAGAAACTACCGTATGA